Proteins co-encoded in one Glandiceps talaboti chromosome 22, keGlaTala1.1, whole genome shotgun sequence genomic window:
- the LOC144452032 gene encoding hematopoietic prostaglandin D synthase-like — MPKFKLTYFNARARGEVIRLVFAAAGIEYEDFRLDRHTEWSESKSTFLFKQVPALEIEGGVTLYQTHAIARYLANEFGLAGKTNLEKAKVDMVADAIEDLWPGVKEYYFGPEEKKADILKELFEKKLPTGLDNLERVLTENNGGDGYFVGDSLTWADLKFHARLGDYIRRLNPDFLKKYTKLSSLMDRIETVPSIKEWVNKRPDTWV, encoded by the exons ATGCCTAAGTTCAAGCTCACTTACTTCAACGCTAGAGCTCGTGGTGAGGTCATCCGATTAGTATTCGCTGCGGCAGGGATCGAGTATGAAGATTTTAGACTGGACAGACACACAGAATGGTCCGAGTCAAAATCAA CGTTCTTGTTCAAACAAGTTCCTGCTTTGGAAATTGAAGGCGGTGTTACCCTGTATCAAACTCACGCCATAGCCCGCTATCTTGCAAATGAGTTCG GTCTTGCTGGGAAAACAAACCTTGAGAAGGCAAAAGTAGATATGGTTGCTGACGCCATTGAGGACTTGTGGCCAGGAGTTAAAGAATATTATTTTGGTCCAGAGGAGAAGAAG GCAGACATCCTCAAagaattatttgaaaaaaaacttcCCACTGGATTGGATAACCTTGAACGTGTGTTGACTGAAAACAATGGAGGTGATGGATATTTTGTTGGAGATTCA TTAACATGGGCTGATTTAAAATTCCATGCTCGTTTGGGTGACTACATACGAAGACTGAATCCAGATTTTCTGAAGAAGTACACGAAATTGTCTTCACTCATGGACCGAATTGAGACTGTGCCATCCATCAAGGAATGGGTCAACAAAAGACCAGACACATGGGTGTAG